From Xylocopilactobacillus apis, a single genomic window includes:
- a CDS encoding GIY-YIG nuclease family protein, which produces MDEYYFYVVLCSNGAFYAGTTNNVENRIKAHNSGKGAKYTRAHRPVKLIYQETFPSKGEALSFELKFKRFNRQKKENYLKNHCNQSKK; this is translated from the coding sequence ATGGATGAATATTATTTCTATGTTGTTCTTTGTAGTAATGGAGCATTTTATGCAGGAACAACTAATAACGTTGAAAATCGAATCAAAGCTCATAATAGCGGCAAAGGCGCAAAGTATACAAGAGCTCACCGACCAGTGAAGCTAATTTATCAAGAAACTTTTCCTTCAAAAGGAGAAGCTCTTTCATTTGAATTAAAGTTTAAGCGCTTTAATCGACAAAAAAAAGAAAATTATTTAAAAAACCATTGCAATCAATCTAAAAAGTGA
- a CDS encoding uracil-xanthine permease family protein, with protein MANEKIIKSNNAIYDVNERPPLGTWFGLSLQHMFSMFGSTVLVPLLVGLSPSVALISSGVGTLLHILITRGKIPAYMGSSFAFVIPMASLMKSFGYPAVAQGIFSVGLVYIVVALIVAKVGTNWIDKIFPPEVVGPVAVVIGLSLAGSAALNATRVGGVETGKYDIRIFIVALLTLLFTIGYNMFLKGFLGMIPVLLGIITGYIFAILFGLVDLTPVAKASWFALPKFNSIFESRRLYVSGIISMAPLAFVTISEHLGHLMVLNKITDRNFFKDPGLSKTLTGDGTASIAASLIGGPSVTSYGENIGVMQLSRVYSVWVIGGAAVFAIVFSFVGKLSALISSIPGAVIGGVGFMLYGVIASTGLQIIVDNKIDFSKKRNIMIAAPVLVTGIGNFQLDLGHGLVFTGVALSTLLGIVLNLVLPKKAASEE; from the coding sequence ATGGCAAACGAAAAAATAATTAAATCTAATAATGCAATATATGATGTAAATGAGCGTCCGCCGCTTGGAACGTGGTTTGGACTTTCACTGCAGCATATGTTTAGTATGTTTGGCTCAACGGTTTTGGTTCCTTTGTTAGTCGGACTTAGCCCGAGTGTTGCTTTAATTTCTTCGGGAGTAGGGACTTTACTCCATATTTTAATTACACGTGGGAAAATCCCAGCTTACATGGGATCGAGCTTTGCTTTTGTAATTCCAATGGCCAGTTTAATGAAATCATTTGGTTATCCTGCTGTTGCTCAAGGAATTTTCAGTGTGGGCTTAGTCTATATCGTTGTTGCCTTAATAGTTGCTAAGGTTGGAACAAATTGGATTGACAAAATTTTCCCACCGGAAGTTGTTGGTCCAGTTGCAGTAGTCATTGGTCTGAGTTTAGCTGGATCGGCAGCTCTTAACGCCACACGAGTAGGAGGAGTGGAAACAGGTAAATATGACATTAGAATATTTATCGTTGCATTATTAACCCTGCTTTTTACAATTGGCTACAACATGTTTCTCAAAGGATTTTTAGGCATGATTCCCGTTTTATTGGGAATTATTACTGGTTATATTTTTGCAATTCTTTTCGGCTTAGTAGATTTAACACCAGTAGCAAAAGCGAGTTGGTTTGCCCTGCCGAAATTCAACAGTATTTTTGAAAGTCGGAGATTATATGTCAGCGGAATTATCAGTATGGCGCCACTAGCGTTTGTAACCATTTCTGAGCATTTAGGACATTTAATGGTTCTTAATAAAATTACCGATCGCAACTTCTTTAAAGATCCAGGACTATCCAAAACTTTAACCGGTGATGGTACAGCTTCGATTGCTGCCAGTTTGATTGGTGGACCTTCAGTTACCAGTTACGGAGAAAATATTGGAGTAATGCAGTTGAGTCGAGTTTACTCAGTCTGGGTAATCGGCGGCGCTGCGGTATTTGCGATAGTTTTTAGTTTTGTTGGTAAATTAAGTGCCCTAATTTCATCAATTCCTGGTGCGGTTATTGGCGGAGTGGGCTTTATGCTTTATGGAGTTATTGCTTCAACGGGATTACAGATCATCGTTGATAACAAGATTGATTTTAGTAAAAAAAGAAATATCATGATTGCTGCTCCAGTTCTAGTAACGGGAATTGGGAATTTTCAACTAGATTTAGGACATGGATTGGTATTTACAGGGGTCGCACTGTCAACTTTATTGGGAATTGTTTTAAACTTAGTATTGCCTAAAAAAGCAGCTTCAGAAGAATAA
- a CDS encoding NAD-dependent epimerase/dehydratase family protein, with translation MESLVGVTGFVGGNFARQHHFDRSYHSTDIKEAYGTKPDLLVYAGVRAEKFLANAHPEEDLVSIKDAIHNIEMINPKKLVLISTIDVYPVPNAVDEDTPIDHSTVQPYGKDRLYLEKWVRDNIDNSSIIRLPALFGPGLKKNFVSDLISLVPSMLSKEKYDELSSQSVDIKDSYQLQPNGFYQLIVKDQNKINLLRQEFIKLNFTSLNFTDSRTIFSFYNMEQIWQHTQTIIDNKIPLINMAVEPISAHELYNAVTGKDFKNIIRKDPLIYDFKTKYDRVFDGSNGYLVDKKTALSDLVKFIETNKQW, from the coding sequence ATGGAATCGTTAGTTGGTGTTACAGGTTTTGTTGGCGGGAATTTTGCTAGACAGCATCATTTCGATCGAAGTTATCACTCGACGGACATTAAAGAAGCGTATGGAACAAAGCCTGATTTACTAGTTTATGCAGGTGTTAGAGCTGAAAAATTTCTGGCAAATGCTCATCCGGAAGAAGATCTTGTTTCAATTAAAGACGCTATTCACAACATTGAAATGATTAATCCAAAAAAATTAGTTTTAATTTCAACAATTGACGTCTATCCAGTTCCCAATGCAGTTGATGAAGATACACCAATCGATCACTCAACTGTTCAGCCATACGGTAAGGACAGACTTTATTTAGAAAAATGGGTTAGAGATAACATTGATAATTCTTCAATCATTCGGCTGCCGGCGCTTTTTGGACCAGGGTTAAAGAAAAATTTTGTCTCTGATTTAATTAGTTTGGTTCCTTCAATGCTTTCAAAGGAAAAATACGATGAACTCAGTTCTCAAAGTGTTGATATAAAAGATTCATATCAACTTCAGCCTAATGGCTTTTATCAGCTAATCGTTAAAGATCAGAATAAAATAAACTTGTTGCGGCAAGAATTTATTAAATTAAATTTCACTTCGCTAAACTTTACTGACAGTCGGACAATTTTTTCTTTCTACAACATGGAACAGATCTGGCAGCATACTCAAACCATTATAGATAATAAAATTCCTTTAATTAATATGGCGGTTGAGCCCATTTCTGCTCATGAACTCTATAATGCGGTAACAGGCAAAGATTTTAAAAATATTATTCGTAAAGATCCTTTAATTTATGACTTTAAAACAAAATATGACCGAGTGTTTGACGGCTCAAATGGATATCTAGTTGATAAAAAGACTGCTTTAAGCGATTTAGTAAAATTTATCGAGACTAATAAACAATGGTAA
- a CDS encoding VanZ family protein: MMVYTIPIRTALILFPFVLILLLIPFLIWQYRKYGSISSWRFAVTFSFVFYLLTAYFLIILPLPSKKYVARLAANHYPTYNLDPLMVIKEFIQTNPLITKGLTAWKAGLKDGTFIQPFFNILLTVPFGFFLHYYFRANLKRCVIISFCLSLFFELTQLSGLYGLYARPYRLFDVDDLILNTIGGIIGFSLVPIFQKMLPDLHEITEKSKEKSEKISFVRRLIAFLIDILMIQLIAAIIQLFIKNRQLFWIEEILGCLIVGFIFPLIFKWSTLGMKVVKIRYGSTINNKSMKLWQLLTRNIVGFGLTLGNFFAFNIALKMIWEVKVDDRFIYIGLSLVLLLPLMFFAIDYLLVLKTGHRTWYEKLSRTKLVSNFKTQTIK, encoded by the coding sequence ATGATGGTATATACAATTCCAATTAGAACTGCTTTGATATTATTTCCCTTTGTATTAATTTTATTGCTAATTCCTTTTTTAATTTGGCAGTATCGCAAATACGGATCAATTTCATCTTGGCGGTTTGCTGTTACTTTTAGTTTTGTCTTTTATCTTTTGACCGCTTATTTTTTGATAATTTTGCCCCTTCCTTCAAAAAAGTACGTTGCTCGTTTAGCGGCAAATCATTATCCTACGTATAATTTGGATCCGCTCATGGTAATAAAGGAGTTTATTCAAACTAATCCCTTGATTACAAAAGGACTTACTGCGTGGAAAGCAGGGTTAAAAGACGGAACCTTCATTCAGCCTTTTTTTAACATTCTTTTAACGGTTCCTTTTGGCTTCTTTTTGCATTATTATTTTCGAGCAAATTTAAAGCGTTGCGTCATTATCAGTTTCTGCCTTTCGCTTTTCTTTGAGTTAACCCAATTAAGCGGTCTTTACGGATTGTATGCGAGACCTTATCGTTTGTTTGATGTAGACGATTTAATTTTAAATACTATAGGTGGAATAATTGGTTTTTCTTTAGTTCCAATTTTTCAAAAGATGCTGCCAGATCTCCATGAAATAACCGAAAAGTCAAAAGAAAAATCGGAAAAGATTTCATTCGTGAGACGTTTAATTGCATTTTTAATTGATATTTTGATGATTCAATTAATAGCTGCAATTATTCAATTATTTATCAAAAATCGGCAACTTTTTTGGATTGAAGAGATTTTGGGATGTTTGATTGTCGGATTTATTTTTCCTTTGATATTTAAATGGTCCACTCTTGGAATGAAAGTAGTTAAAATTAGATATGGATCAACGATTAACAATAAATCAATGAAATTGTGGCAGCTTTTGACCAGAAATATTGTTGGTTTTGGATTGACGTTAGGTAATTTTTTTGCTTTTAATATAGCGTTGAAAATGATCTGGGAAGTAAAAGTTGATGATCGATTTATTTATATCGGTCTGTCTTTAGTTTTATTATTACCTTTGATGTTTTTTGCAATCGATTATTTATTAGTTTTAAAAACAGGACATCGGACGTGGTATGAAAAATTAAGCCGAACCAAATTAGTCTCAAATTTTAAAACCCAAACAATAAAATAA
- a CDS encoding glycosyltransferase family 2 protein, with product MLSINYEKIAGVPDFDSLELNSKSNKYVLLIPVINEGDRIINELRRAQKAKVGTIIDIVICDGGSDDGSLDDLSLLQSLNVNTILTKKGPGRQGAQLRMGIYWALNRNYQGIVTIDGNDKDSIEDVPEFIQKLDQGYDLVQGSRFIEGGEGINTPLVRDLSVRLIHAPVISLTAGQRYTDTTNAYRAYSRKYLSDPRVMPLRDIFQTYELLAYLSVRANQIGLKSTEVPVKRKYPAKGKTPTKISPLKGNLELLKILWHNYNGVYKPQI from the coding sequence ATGTTATCGATTAATTACGAAAAAATTGCCGGGGTACCGGATTTTGATTCACTTGAATTGAATAGTAAGTCAAATAAATATGTATTATTGATTCCAGTCATCAATGAAGGGGATCGAATTATTAATGAGCTGAGGAGAGCGCAAAAAGCTAAGGTCGGAACTATAATCGACATTGTGATTTGTGATGGCGGATCAGATGATGGAAGCCTTGATGATTTATCTTTATTACAATCACTTAATGTGAATACGATTTTAACGAAAAAAGGTCCGGGACGCCAAGGAGCTCAGCTAAGAATGGGGATCTATTGGGCTTTAAATCGTAATTATCAGGGAATTGTAACCATTGATGGTAATGATAAAGATAGTATTGAAGACGTTCCTGAATTTATTCAAAAATTAGATCAAGGATATGATTTAGTGCAAGGATCACGTTTTATTGAGGGAGGAGAAGGGATAAACACTCCTTTAGTTCGTGATTTATCAGTGAGATTAATTCATGCTCCAGTCATTTCACTAACTGCCGGACAACGTTATACAGATACGACCAATGCTTATCGAGCTTATTCTCGTAAATATTTATCAGATCCAAGAGTAATGCCTTTGCGTGATATTTTTCAAACCTATGAATTATTGGCGTATTTATCAGTAAGAGCAAATCAAATTGGCTTGAAATCTACTGAAGTACCAGTAAAAAGAAAGTATCCAGCCAAAGGTAAGACCCCAACTAAAATCAGCCCATTAAAAGGCAATTTAGAACTATTGAAGATCTTATGGCATAATTATAATGGTGTATATAAGCCTCAAATTTAA
- a CDS encoding sugar phosphate isomerase/epimerase family protein, translated as MVKLAISQIAWDLKNDDEILPFLETNNYQGIELIPTKIQLENPYDHVEQFKKYFEKLSKYHLVVPSMQSLIYGRTENIFDPKDGPILVNYLKKAISFAGQLGIKNLVFGSPKNRLLPDNYSEDKIINIFKELGDYALENQTIFAVEANPSIYGGNFILTTKEAIDLIKKVNSQGLKLNLDLGTVIENNEDLSDILSNDLNLINHIHLSEPSLKKVLIHENLYSVLSQHLKDYSGFLSIEMKNLNDLNATKEIILEIKEYFSNVID; from the coding sequence ATGGTAAAACTAGCAATTTCTCAGATAGCGTGGGATCTTAAGAACGATGACGAAATTTTGCCGTTTCTTGAAACTAATAATTATCAGGGAATTGAGTTAATTCCAACCAAGATTCAACTTGAAAATCCTTATGATCACGTCGAGCAGTTTAAAAAATATTTTGAAAAATTAAGTAAATACCACCTTGTAGTTCCGTCCATGCAGTCATTGATTTATGGACGAACAGAAAATATTTTTGATCCAAAAGATGGTCCAATATTAGTTAACTATTTAAAAAAAGCGATCTCTTTTGCGGGACAATTAGGAATTAAGAATCTAGTTTTCGGATCACCGAAAAATCGATTGCTGCCAGATAATTATTCAGAAGATAAAATTATTAATATTTTTAAAGAACTTGGTGACTATGCTCTTGAAAATCAAACTATTTTTGCAGTTGAAGCCAATCCTTCTATTTATGGCGGAAACTTTATTTTAACCACAAAAGAAGCGATCGATCTGATTAAAAAAGTAAATAGTCAGGGTTTAAAACTCAATCTTGATTTAGGAACGGTCATTGAAAATAACGAAGATTTATCTGATATTTTATCCAATGATTTAAACTTGATTAATCATATTCATTTATCAGAACCGTCATTAAAGAAGGTTTTGATCCATGAAAATCTTTATTCGGTTTTGTCACAGCATCTAAAAGATTATTCGGGCTTTCTATCAATTGAAATGAAAAATTTAAATGATTTAAATGCAACCAAAGAAATAATATTAGAGATTAAGGAATATTTTTCAAATGTTATCGATTAA